The Aspergillus chevalieri M1 DNA, chromosome 5, nearly complete sequence genome includes a region encoding these proteins:
- the argEF gene encoding bifunctional acetylglutamate kinase/N-acetyl-gamma-glutamyl-phosphate reductase (COG:E;~EggNog:ENOG410PFGY;~InterPro:IPR001048,IPR041734,IPR023013,IPR004662, IPR000534,IPR036393,IPR000706,IPR011241,IPR036291, IPR006855;~PFAM:PF01118,PF04768,PF00696;~go_component: GO:0005737 - cytoplasm [Evidence IEA];~go_component: GO:0005739 - mitochondrion [Evidence IEA];~go_function: GO:0003942 - N-acetyl-gamma-glutamyl-phosphate reductase activity [Evidence IEA];~go_function: GO:0003991 - acetylglutamate kinase activity [Evidence IEA];~go_function: GO:0016620 - oxidoreductase activity, acting on the aldehyde or oxo group of donors, NAD or NADP as acceptor [Evidence IEA];~go_function: GO:0051287 - NAD binding [Evidence IEA];~go_process: GO:0006526 - arginine biosynthetic process [Evidence IEA];~go_process: GO:0055114 - oxidation-reduction process [Evidence IEA]): protein MLSLRTAVRRASSKPLRALPTSHAVSPARLSSPSSRHALKASATPLLQNRHYSRAADPQLSSTRSTVVQLLSNIGSKREVQQYLSHFTSVSSQQFAVIKVGGAIITDHLQTLSSALAFLNHVGLYPIVVHGAGPQLNRMLEDAGVEPQFEDGIRVTDGKTLALARKLFLEENLKLTEELERMGVRARPLTAGVFSADYLDKDKYNLVGKINGVDRKPIESAIEAGCLPILTSMAETPDGQVLNVNADVAAGELARSLQPLKIVYLAEKGGLFNGDTGEKISAINLDEEYEHLMSQWWVRHGTRLKIKEMKDLLNDLPRSSSVAIIHPADLQKELFTDSGAGTLIRRGNKVHTKTSLSQFEDLQRFKDVLVRDREGLDARATVDRYVDGLNEREFKAYYDEPMEALAVALPPQQGSSLAHLATFTITKAGWLSNVADNVFAAVRKDFPKMAWTVKEDDENLTWFFDKADGSLSHDGDVLFWYGIENGDEVKQLVQEFNKHGRDMFGEINLESRLVRAAQAAAKLGKGVGASAASLEQTRTFSTTTNVLRAARSSFRPTLNGVRTYATTNPNPPLGEKNNSNTRPSKVALIGARGYTGQALISLINAHPHLDLRHVSSRELAGKKLQGYDKREIIYENLSPEDVKRMSENGDVDCWVMALPNGVCAPFVDAVNQGSEKGNVIVDLSADYRFDSNWTYGLPELVNRSKIAQATRISNPGCYATAAQVGIAPLVPFLGGQPTTFGVSGYSGAGTKPSPKNDVQFLTNNIIPYSLTDHIHEREISTQLDTSIAFIPHVAVWFQGIHHTISIPLKQEMTSRDIRNLYQDRYAGEKLVKIVGEPPLVKDIAGRHGVEVGGFAVHSSGKRVVVCATIDNLLKGAATQCLQNMNLALGYSEYEGIPLD from the exons ATGCTGTCGCTTCGCACTGCCGTGCGGAGAGCCTCCAGCAAGCCCCTCCGCGCTCTTCCCACATCGCACGCCGTTTCTCCTGCCAGACTCAGCTCTCCGTCCTCTCGTCATGCCCTGAAAGCCTCTGCGACGCCGTTGCTGCAGAACCGTCACTACTCTCGTGCCGCTGATCCCCAGCTGTCATCGACTCGGTCCACCGTCGTGCAGTTGTTGAGTAACATTGGGTCCAAGCGCGAAGTTCAGCAGTACCTTTCGCACTTCACTTCAGTCTCCTCCCAGCAATTTGCCGTCATCAAGGTCGGTGGTGCCATTATTACCGATCACCTGCAGACCCTTTCGTCCGCCTTGGCCTTCCTTAACCATGTGGGACTTTACCCGATCGTCGTCCACGGAGCAGGCCCGCAGCTGAACCGCATGTTGGAGGATGCAGGCGTTGAACCACAATTCGAGGATGGAATTCGGGTAACGGATGGCAAGACACTGGCGCTGGCCCGTAAGCTGTTCTTGGAGGAGAACCTGAAGCTGACCGAGGAACTGGAACGTATGGGAGTGAGAGCCCGCCCGCTCACGGCCGGTGTGTTCTCTGCCGATTACCTTGACAAGGACAAGTACAACCTGGTGGGGAAGATCAATGGCGTCGACCGCAAGCCCATCGAGTCGGCCATCGAGGCCGGATGCCTCCCCATTCTAACTTCCATGGCCGAGACTCCCGACGGTCAGGTTCTCAATGTTAACGCGGACGTCGCGGCCGGTGAGCTCGCGCGCTCCCTCCAGCCCCTTAAGATTGTCTACCTCGCTGAGAAGGGTGGTCTGTTCAACGGTGACACGGGTGAGAAGATTTCCGCCATCAACCTAGATGAGGAATACGAGCACCTGATGTCCCAGTGGTGGGTGCGCCACGGCACTCGTCTCAAGATCAAGGAGATGAAGGATCTCCTCAATGACCTGCCCCGTTCCTCCAGTGTCGCCATTATCCATCCGGCTGATCTGCAGAAGGAGTTGTTCACCGACTCGGGTGCTGGAACTCTGATTCGTCGTGGCAATAAGGTGCACACCAAGACCAGCCTCTCGCAGTTCGAGGATCTGCAGCGGTTCAAGGATGTTCTCGTCCGGGATCGCGAGGGTCTGGATGCGCGCGCCACCGTCGACCGCTACGTCGACGGCCTGAACGAGCGGGAGTTCAAGGCGTACTATGATGAGCCCATGGAGGCACTGGCTGTGGCGCTCCCCCCTCAACAAGGCTCCTCCTTGGCCCATCTTGCTAccttcaccatcaccaagGCAGGTTGGTTGAGCAACGTCGCTGACAATGTGTTTGCTGCCGTTCGCAAGGACTTCCCTAAGATGGCATGGACTGTCAAAGAAGACGACGAGAATCTCACCTGGTTCTTCGACAAGGCTGATGGTAGCCTGAGTCACGACGGAGACGTCCTCTTCTGGTACGGTATTGAGAACGGCGATGAGGTCAAGCAGTTGGTCCAGGAATTCAACAAGCATGGCCGTGACATGTTCGGTGAGATCAACCTCGAGTCTCGCCTCGTCCGCGCTGCTCAGGCGGCTGCCAAGCTAGGTAAGGGTGTCGGCGCCAGCGCCGCCTCTCTCGAGCAGACCCGTACCTTCTCGACCACTACTAATGTCCTGCGGGCTGCCCGGTCGTCCTTCCGCCCTACTTTGAACGGCGTCCGTACGTACGCCACCACCAACCCGAACCCTCCCCTTGGTGAGAAGAACAACTCCAACACTCGTCCCTCCAAGGTTGCTCTGATTGGTGCCCGTGGCTACACCGGTCAAGCACTCATTAGCTTGATCAACGCTCACCCTCACTTGGACCTGCGCCATGTCTCTTCCCGTGAGCTCGCCGGCAAGAAGCTTCAGGGCTACGACAAGCGTGAGATCATCTACGAGAACCTGAGCCCCGAGGATGTGAAACGCATGTCGGAGAACGGTGATGTAGACTGCTGGGTTATGGCTTTGCCTAACGGCGTCTGTGCGCCTTTCGTTGATGCTGTCAACCAGGGCTCTGAGAAGGGCAATGTCATTGTCGACCTGAGCGCCGACTACCGTTTCGACAGCAACTGGACCTACGGTCTTCCCGAGTTGGTCAACCGCTCCAAGATTGCTCAGGCAACCCGTATTTCCAACCCTGGATGCTATGCTACTGCCGCTCAAGTCGGAATCGCTCCCCTGGTTCCCTTCCTCGGTGGCCAGCCCACCACTTTTGGGGTTTCGGGATACTCCGGCGCTGGTACCAAGCCTAGCCCGAAGAACGACGTTCAGTTCTTGACCAACAACATTATCCCTTACAGCTTGACTGACCACATCCACGAGCGCGAGATCAGCACCCAGCTCGACACCAGCATTGCTTTCATCCCTCACGTTGCTGTTTGGTTCCAGGGTATTCAC CACACCATTAGCATCCCTCTGAAGCAGGAGATGACCTCTCGTGATATCCGCAACCTTTATCAGGACCGCTATGCTGGCGAGAAGCTTGTGAAGATTGTTGGAGAGCCCCCTCTCGTCAAGGACATTGCTGGCCGCCACGGCGTTGAGGTTGGTGGATTTGCTGTTCACTCCAGCGGCAAGCGGGTTGTTGTCTGTGCTACCATTGACAACCTGCTCAAGGGTGCTGCCACCCAGTGTCTTC AGAACATGAACCTGGCCCTTGGCTACAGCGAGTACGAGGGTATCCCGCTTGATTAA